Below is a genomic region from Lampris incognitus isolate fLamInc1 chromosome 2, fLamInc1.hap2, whole genome shotgun sequence.
TTCAGTCTGGATTAGTGAAATCAATACACACTGAATATACTGACTTcagtatatatttttttcctgaGCTGGGTTTGACAGATGGGCAGGAGCTGGCCGTAGCTGGTGTCACCACGCCCCAGATTATGATTTTCAGACTCAAGCTTTACCTTATAGGATAAACTCATACACTCCCACAGCAAAACAGTCTGATGTCATTGTTGTTTCCTGGCAACCCATGACTTGGGTTATAGGATTAGTGTGGTTTACAGTGCATTCACATACCAATATATCCGTCTTGTTTCATTGCTTTAATGTATTCATTCACAGATTACATTTTGAATTTGAAAACCAAGCTGTTGTACTCACTGTCATGTTTTGCCACTTAATGCAATACCTACGAAGTTGTACAACTGATATAGTGTTATATTTGTTTTGACACTTGTTTTAGTTGCTTTAAGCACTGAGATGGTGCTTAACCAGACTGATAATGATTTCAGCTGGAGTAAGATGTTTTTCAGAGGGGTATGTTGTGTCTTGCTAAACTGAATAAATTACATAACGAGTAACAGTTTAACATCCGCCCAAATTATGTGGAGTTATATGTTTGTCCACATGcattgggaggggggggtgacgGGGGTgacgattatgatgatgatgatgatttattttgaacatgtaaataagcaggatataacacataaatcattgccaataatctgaagtgatcaacaaatccacacatcaaacgcAGCGAACAAATccccgtatgcatcagattatttgttacattttGGAAAAGAAGTAGGAGGAATATACACTTATTTTTGCTACCTCTTCTCACCTAAcctttaagttaattcagctaccatacatttcaaactcagttcCCACCTTACTGTGTAGTTCAAATTCAACGCAAGTtgcgctgcacaatacaaactcaactactgtgaacaaaaagagagagagaggaaaaaaaaacacatgcgagaaagaaaaaaaaacatcctaatgtcacgtaccaagaataaacagatctcaatgctatatacaacccaaatatccactcggtgtcatagaaggaaaaatgaaaaaaataaaaagaattttTTAAAGATAAAAattagttaacacaactcttcatcatccctatatctcttgataatcagtcctttttACTTatttgaactgtgtaatgtttgtactttgtttgagttccatgctcagactgtcccacaattttaccccacagattgaaatgcccatgctcctcaaagttgtacgaacacataatttcttgaagtttaagttccctctcaaattatatcccCTCCTCTCTATCCgagaatattttttgtatattactcagcagtagattgtttcttgctttgaatattagtagaatttaacacagcacaaataaattcctgaacttcaaggcacttgacttttaaaatagcttgttggtgtgtttacgatatcctacattattaactatccttatggctcttttttgtagtctAAATAATGGttttaggttggttttgtaggtgttaccccatacctccacacagtaaatcagatatggtaaaataaaaacaatacagcATGCAATGATTTAGGatcagaatgtgacttgcttttctcatgactgcaatgctccttgccagctttgctcgcacatatgttatgtgaggtttccagcagattttgtggtctagtatcacacagAGGAAttcattttcatatactctttctagctggacattgtcaatcactacttttactttggtgtttattttataatttccaaacaacataaactgtgttttgtccagattaaaggattttttttttgtcaaaccactgttttaatttttccatttctcttgtggtcacctccaaaagctgttgtaaattctcaccagaacaaaatatattcatgccatctgcaaataaaacaaatttcaatgtttttgatatcttgcatatgtcatttaagtacagaatgaacagttttggacctaaaactgacctttggggtacaccacaagtaatatccatgcatgatgatttatgttcacctatcattacaaatggctgcctgttacttaacttcttagccaattctgtatcacccctctgataccatacctttccaatttgtctattaatctgttgtgatcaatagtgtcaaaagcttattttttttagatctataaatattcccacagcaaacttttttgGTGTATGCAGTTAGTTATTTCTTTGGTTAATTCAATGAGCACCAGAGATGTGGATCTGTTTGGTCGAAACCCGTACTGGCTAtcggtcagcagattgtgcttTTATGAATATGTCTAGTGTAGCAGCAAAAagtttttccaatattttggagaattgtgacaataatgaaatcggtCTGTAGTTAGTAAATTGATGTCTATCTCCAGTTTTACACTAGGGTATAACTTTTGCTATTttaattttgcttggaactttaccagattgaaaggacatgtcATAGATATGGATTAGTGGTTTACCAATACATTggattactttcttaactattgtcatattaatatcattccagtcagtagattttttgTTCTCGCATTTGTTTACAGTGTccacgatttccttctcttctatcACTCTAAGAAAAATTGAACTTGGATTTCTCTTCCCATAATTACAATCACTATCATTCCCCACCATGATTGTTTGTatgtcattgatttttttctgccagttttgggccaACATTTAAAAAGAATCTCTTGAAGCTATTGACCAcatcttccatgttatttataaTCTTAACATTATCTGTAAAAcattgagggcagcttgggcgGCTAGATCCATTTCTAATGATACTATTCAACACACACCATATACctgtggtgttgtttttattggtctctaattCTTTGTTGTTGTATTCCTTCTTACATATCctcataatgttagttagcttctttatatatatatatatatatatatatatatatatagtatttctGCTTCAATGTTTCTGTGGAAATGGctgtgctttatgaattctttatagagcttttttttttaatgacaagtGTTACGTGGTCCCTTTGTTatccatggactatctttatatttctgtttactgttgaattgttcTATTGGGCAATTTTTATCATATAAGGACTGAAATATGTTTAGGGAATTAATTGTAAGCTTGGTCAATCTTAATCTTTGTATGCTATACTCCAGTTATGTGTTAGtaattcatttttgaaagcatttattgattcctctgttcttactcaTATATATAATGTTGTTTGGAACTTCTAAAATTAGTCATAGACTGTAAAAACTGGTAGATTGTCACTGATGTCATTTACTAAAAGccggctctcagtgttgccttctATGATGTCtgtgaatatattgtctattaaggtgTCACAGTGTGCCGTGATTCTGCCAGGtctagtgattttaggatataaacccaaactatacATTGTATTAATTGTGACATTAATTGATTATGTTAACTGACTTCGAATTTGAACTAATCAAAAGAGCAACAATATAGGGCCTTTACCGAAAACACAATTCCCCTGTGAATATGAAAGCTGCACTGCAGAAATCTGCCGTATTTATTTAGTATTTAGATTATACGGCCTGACGGGTACGAGCTGTCATGACGTCATGAGTCTACGTGGAAAAGGAAGTAGCTTGTTAGCAAAAGGGCTAATGTTAGCTGGACTTTAAGTAAATACGGATCAAAACAAACGATGGCGGCCGATATCAGAAGCTGTAATAATCAAGTCATGGAGGTATACAAACTGTGGATGAGGCAGTAATTTTAGCCGCAGCGGTATGCGTAACTATCTTTCTACACCACTGACGTTTTGTACGTTTTTGGATTTTAAACAGCCGTCTAGATAGATAGCCTTGGCTAGCACTGATGCTGTACTGCTGTGTTGAGTCCAGCTGTGCTAATTAACCAGATATCTAACCAATTCATCAACTGGTGTAACACAACATTTAGATAATCAAAATCTATTACGTAAGAGGTTGTCATTGAAATTGGTTGAGACAAGTAGCTGAGGGTGGAATGGCCTGTTTGTGTGCAAACTTGCCACCTAACTCTCTTTAACAAACACTGGACGTGCTGTTAGCTAAAGAACTGGCCGAAATGAGTTGGTTCAACGCATCTCACTTGTCCAGTTTTGCAAAACAAGCTTTGACAACAGCTCAGAAGTCAATCGACAGAGTTCTAGACATCAAAGAAGAGGACCAATGGAACGACACTGTCGTAAGGCCCTATGATGGTAAGTTTTGCCCTCAATAGCTGTAACgataatagaaaaaaaagaagtgctaATTGCGGCCTTCTCGGTTACGGTCATTACAGCGACCAATAACGCCAATGCGTTGTTTATACTCCTTTCAGATTTACCTGTGAAGACACCATTAAGTGGAGGATGGGGAATGACACAATGGAATTCGCCCTCAGAAGAGAAAAGCAAGACCCCTCCCCCTTCATCTGAAGCCATAACTACTCCGGTCTCCCGCACTGTGGTCGATGAATCAGAGAATTTCTTTAGTGCCTTTCTCCCCCCTGGAGATGTAAAGGATGTCAAAAATGCCCAGGTGGTGTCTGTACCTCCTACTAAGTCCCACAGACGGCCACAGGAGAAGGAAAAAAATATCAATGAGGCTGTGATCCGAAATGATGTGGAGTCTCTTAAGTTAGGACCAAATGATATGAGTCAGGAAAAGCAAGAAGTAGATGAGAGTTTGCCAGTTGAGTCAGAGTCCTCTCCAGCAGTACCACATACAGACACCATCCTCCTCCAGCCGGTTTCTCCTGTTTCATCTCACAGTGATCATCCTTGTGACTCTGACAGCAAAACGACCAAGTGGAGCAGGGCCGACACTGATGTTGCCACTAAAGTTTCTGTGGAGTTGGAAAAAGAAGAGTCACCCATTCCCTCAGAAGACCAAACCAAGCAGGATGTCACCGACTCCAATGAGTCCTCTGCTGTCACCTCAGAACCTAAGAGTTCCACCCCTTCTGACCCCTCATCACCTCCGCCACCTAAGGTAATACACTTGGAGGCTAAAGATTCAAAGATAGAGGACCGTCAGAATGACACCCCTTCTCCTCCAGTCAGCGCTTTTTCTTCAGGCACTTCCACCACCAGTGATATTGAAGTGCTGGACCATGAGAGTGTGCAGAGTGAGAGCTCAGCAAGCTCCAGGCAAGAGACAGGGGAGGGAAAGGCCAGCCTCCACCTGATGCAAGGCTCCTTCCAGCTTCTCTCAGCCTCTACCTGTGGAGATTTCCCCCGGCTAGAGGACTACCCTAAGCTCACAGAGAGCTGTGGCTCATCCTCAGATGCTTTTGAGCGCATTGATTCATTCAGCATGCAGTCACTAGATAGTCAAAGTGTTAGTGAAGTCAACTCAGATGATGAGATCCCTGGGAGTCGGACTCTAGCGTCTGTTACTGTTGGCCCGGCTCCCATAACTGTGGTATCATCAGTTGTCTGTCAGAATCATGAAGAGGGAGTCGTAGGAAAGGGCGAGAAGGAGGAAGGGGAAGAAGGTCTAGCTGAAACCCTGAGGGAACAGTCATTAGATGAGATGGAGGAAAGTGGACGTAGTGCCACACCTGTTAATAGTGAGCAGCCTGAAGACTTGACGGAACAGGAACAGGAATTAGAGTCTAACGTTGACACGGCTGGACCAACCCCTGAGGCTGAGGAACATATCACCCCACCAATCACATCAGAGATGAAAAGTGTTTCAACATGCCAGATTCTGGAGCTTCAAAAGGTAATATTTCGCATCTTTTTCCTCATGTAACGTTTAGCAAAAATCCTGAAGACTTGGGCTTATTATTTTAGATAAGAAGGTAGTGTTGAAAATATGAAGTCACATCAACTTGAAATGTTTTTGCTTTCCCAATGGAATACAGGACATTTTAATTTTCCATCTAGACTATGATGTTTTACTGCCAATTTGAATAGAGGAAATATCTTGTGGGCTTCATGTAGGTGATTGATGAGCTTTCAAGCCGCCTTGAGAAGAGGGAGTCTCAGCTGCTGGTGGTCAGCAAGGATAAGGCCAGGCTGGAGGAGGAGTGTGACAACCTCAAAGAGTGAGTATATTGCATgaactttgagtggctgttgcagctagaaaagtgctataaaaatgcaacttcgTTGATCTTTTTCATGACACTGTAAATAATCATTCCACGTAAGTTGTTTTGAATAAGCTTTTGTGTAAGGAAAATGCTGTAGCAAATTTATGGTTAATTCTACACTTATAATTAGCAAGGACGAAATGTAGACCCAGAGGTCTACTGTGTTATCTTATTTCATGCCTAACATTTAACAAATTTCATAAGGTTTCATCATTTAGAACTGCCAAATTCTTATGAGTTTGTTGCATTTCCACTTCTGCCTTCACTCTAGTCTCCAGTTAAGCTGAAAATGTGCCTTTCTTTCCATTCCTAGTTTCTATTATGAGACAATCAGTGGTGAACCAATATTGATTTGAATTTAATGTTTATTCATAATCAATAGTAGATGGAAAATGCTATTTCAGGATATTTGATGACATTTGTTCTTACATTCACTTTAAATTAAAGGTTCTACATCATAAATATTTAAAATGAAATACTTGCTCAGATCATTAAAATCTATCTTGGCCATGTTGTAGTATatatttttaagatttttttttttttggcgttttCTGCCTTTTTTATTGGACAGTGAtagtagagcgagagagatagacagacagacaggaaaggcaggggagagagaggggatggcatgcagcaaagggcacgggccagattcgaacccaggctgctgtggtaaggactctgccttatgtggtacacgctctaccaggtgagccactggggcgccccaGTAGTATATATTTTTAACAGTGGGTTATTTTACTATTTGCCCTTCAGTGAAATGATGAGCCTGAGAGAAGAGAGCTCCACTGTTCAGTCTCTGAAAGATGAGTTCACTCAGCGTATAGCAGATACAGAGAGGAAGGCTCAGCTGGCCTGCAAGGAGAGGGACATAGCCAAGAAGGTAACACAAAACTGTATTTTATACCATCACCGTTTTTATCCCCTTCAGATAATTTAACAGGAAACAATGATTTTAAATATTCTCTCTCCcttgttgtatccagatgaactgagtcaaccttctttgattttcttacctggattattgagcatgcataaagacattctttctttttctctctctctctctctctctctctctctctctctctctctctctctctctctctctctctctctctctctctctctctctctctctctctgtttctctctgtatctctatctatccatctatatttatttaattattttgtgTAAATTGAAGGGATGACACTCCATTAGGATTGTCTCTTAAACACCTGCTGAAATTGTGTCCGCTGCTGACGTCACTGGTGGACAGTCTGAATATGAAAGCATAATTCCTGGTCTTCCAATTGGTTGCATTGTATAAGAACATACACGTATCATGCTACATACAACTGTGTTATTAGCATTATTattcatctactactactgctacttttagctgctcccgttaggggtcgccagagtAGATCATCAgttgccatttcttcctgtcctctgcatctttctctgttacaccagccacctgcatgtcctctctcaccacgtccgtaaacctccactttggccttcctcttttcctcatccctggagctccatattcagcatctttctcccaatatacccagcatctctcctccacaaatgtccaagccatttcagtcttgcctctcttgctttgtctccaaaccatccaacctgagcggtccctctaatagcACAGCATTATTGTTCGTATTTTCTCATATAGCATTATCTAGAATTGATATTCACATTTTCTTCTACAATGCAGCCTtttgacaaaccagaaagtaagTTTTCCCATCCACAGATTATCTGCAAGTGATTTCACTTGCAAAAACTTTTCTGCATAGTGTTTCAGAGACTCACAAAAAGCTTCTCAGCATcacggctgctaatggagtgtcatCCTTAATACATAAagaaataatgttgaaaatcgtgaagatgcccccccccccaaaagaattaGATCAGCCAAAAATTATTATTAACTATCTTGGTTCTTGTTAAATTCATTATCACACAattgtggttattattattaactacCATCGAGTTTATTCAGTTTCTGCATCAAAGATGCTTTGTGTTTTCATTTTCTCAGGAGATCAAGGGTCTGCGAGAGGAGCTGTCCACCAGATTGAACTCCAGTGATACAATGGAAATCATCAAagagaaagaggagcagatcAGAGGCCTGCTTGAAGAAGGTGAAACTCATTATACTATATAGCCTGATACCCCTTTAACTTCACCACCCACTCCTGCTATTTTGTCAGAACAGTTATTCAGTTAAGAGAACAACTTAAAACCTGCAGGATGTAGACTGGACCCTCCTGTGTGTGCATAAAGATGAATGTCCACCAGCTGTGTCATGTGTGCATTCTGTCTGGCTCACTGTCGCATCACATTGCTTGTAGTAGTCTAGCTATGCCAGACCTAAACAAGACTGCAGACTTGATGGTCTGAGAAAATTGTCTCCCTCAAACACcaggtaacaataataataataactttatttatttaacacttttcaaaacaaagttacaaagtgctgtataagacaaaataaaaaaaatagtagACAAACAATGAAGAAAACAATTTAAAAATAGTTTAAAAGTTAAACAACATTGGGTAGGAAATATAAAAGCAAGAGGAGCTGCTTataaggaaaaataaaataagcatGATAAAACAgtgtaaaataattaaaataatcaataataaaaaaacaaatcataataaaatataaatgagATAAACAAATGATAAACTCAAACCCCAAATGACCACAAAACCTTAAGTTGTACACTTATAAAAGTTTTTCAAGAgggatttaaaagaggataaggAGCTTGCCAGTCTGATCTCCTCAGGGAGGTTGTTCCAGAGTGCTGTGCCTTGGCTGAGGACCCCTGGTTGTGACCGGGCATGTAAGGTGTCCGAAGATCTGAAATGTACTTTGGTGCGAGACCAGAGTGGGCCTTAAAAGTTAAAAgtatcttaaaatcaattctaaaattTACTGGGAGCCAATGAAGTAAAGCTAAAATAGGAGTAATGTGTTCTCTTTTTTTGGTTTTAGTGAGGAGTCTGGTTGCTGCATTTTGGACAAGCTGCAATTTAGAAAGATTCTGTTGACTCAGATGTGTAGAGAGAGCTACAATAGTCCAAATGAGAGGAAATAAAAGCACATATGACAATCTAAATTTCTACTGGATAAAATTGAACTGATCTTAGAGAGTCTCCTGATCTGCAAAAAGCACAACTGGACAACTGAGTTAACACACTTGTTCAAGCTGCGGTGGTTATCAAAGATAAAACCAAGATTTTTGCAATTTTTGACTATATTTTGAGACAGAGAGCCCAGTTGTTTTGAAGTATTAGCATAAACTATGTCAGGGCCAATTATAAGCACCTCAGTCTTATCATTATTTAACAGGAAGTTCTGGGCCATCCAGCATTTGAGGTCATGCATGCAGTCATGGAgtgtattatccatccattatccaagccacttatcccatttgaggtcgcgggatgctgtagcctatcccagcaatcattgagcacaggcagggagacaccctggacaggccaccagtccatcacaatgtattaattaattaataacttTGGAGTGTATTAATTTGATTGCAATCATTAGGGTTAAAAGAGAGGCACAAttgagtgtcatctgcataggAATGGAAGCACACATTATTCCTGGGAAGGAGATGCCCCAGGGGCAAGATGTACAGAGAGAACAAGAGTTgtccaaggacagacccctggggAACCCCGCAGGTCATCTTTACAGAGGATGATCATGACTTGCCAACGGCTACCCTAAAAGATCTAT
It encodes:
- the tmf1 gene encoding TATA element modulatory factor isoform X1, producing MSWFNASHLSSFAKQALTTAQKSIDRVLDIKEEDQWNDTVVRPYDDLPVKTPLSGGWGMTQWNSPSEEKSKTPPPSSEAITTPVSRTVVDESENFFSAFLPPGDVKDVKNAQVVSVPPTKSHRRPQEKEKNINEAVIRNDVESLKLGPNDMSQEKQEVDESLPVESESSPAVPHTDTILLQPVSPVSSHSDHPCDSDSKTTKWSRADTDVATKVSVELEKEESPIPSEDQTKQDVTDSNESSAVTSEPKSSTPSDPSSPPPPKVIHLEAKDSKIEDRQNDTPSPPVSAFSSGTSTTSDIEVLDHESVQSESSASSRQETGEGKASLHLMQGSFQLLSASTCGDFPRLEDYPKLTESCGSSSDAFERIDSFSMQSLDSQSVSEVNSDDEIPGSRTLASVTVGPAPITVVSSVVCQNHEEGVVGKGEKEEGEEGLAETLREQSLDEMEESGRSATPVNSEQPEDLTEQEQELESNVDTAGPTPEAEEHITPPITSEMKSVSTCQILELQKVIDELSSRLEKRESQLLVVSKDKARLEEECDNLKDEMMSLREESSTVQSLKDEFTQRIADTERKAQLACKERDIAKKEIKGLREELSTRLNSSDTMEIIKEKEEQIRGLLEEGEKLSKQQLQHCNIIKKLRVKEKESDTKLIKQTKKLKDQEEELKHLQQVLDGKEEMEKQHRENIKKLNTMVERQEKELKGLQTDCEELQEKNRSLQAALDNSYKELAELHKANASKASEAQEAALSRETQAKEQLSVALEKAQEEARMQQEALANQVADLRVALQRAEQQQARKEDYLREEISELQQRLQEAETRNQELSQSVTSATRPLLRQIENLQASLGGQTVSWEKLEKNISDRLADAQALLAIAVEKERSATEELRAIKSQLASLESQNSLLRQEKGRLLGQLDAEKKKREKLEDESSREHVELENLRGEHSRVLEDAKKEKLLLTNQLEMERMKVEQEKKKCYLAQEALKEKERKAMVHSVGEPPASSSPSLSRSSSVSGAENAGLHTSMLSQDDLLDHSLGTMPMSLSGTNLYEAARLSGGSSILENLQSQLKLREGEIVQLQLEISSLERSRSVMAEELVRLTNQNDEMEDKVKEIPKLKIQLKELEQRHNTILQMYGEKAEEAEELRLDLEDVKNMYKTQIDELLKNQK
- the tmf1 gene encoding TATA element modulatory factor isoform X2 translates to MSWFNASHLSSFAKQALTTAQKSIDRVLDIKEEDQWNDTVVRPYDDLPVKTPLSGGWGMTQWNSPSEEKSKTPPPSSEAITTPVSRTVVDESENFFSAFLPPGDVKDVKNAQVVSVPPTKSHRRPQEKEKNINEAVIRNDVESLKLGPNDMSQEKQEVDESLPVESESSPAVPHTDTILLQPVSPVSSHSDHPCDSDSKTTKWSRADTDVATKVSVELEKEESPIPSEDQTKQDVTDSNESSAVTSEPKSSTPSDPSSPPPPKVIHLEAKDSKIEDRQNDTPSPPVSAFSSGTSTTSDIEVLDHESVQSESSASSRQETGEGKASLHLMQGSFQLLSASTCGDFPRLEDYPKLTESCGSSSDAFERIDSFSMQSLDSQSVSEVNSDDEIPGSRTLASVTVGPAPITVVSSVVCQNHEEGVVGKGEKEEGEEGLAETLREQSLDEMEESGRSATPVNSEQPEDLTEQEQELESNVDTAGPTPEAEEHITPPITSEMKSVSTCQILELQKVIDELSSRLEKRESQLLVVSKDKARLEEECDNLKDEMMSLREESSTVQSLKDEFTQRIADTERKAQLACKERDIAKKEIKGLREELSTRLNSSDTMEIIKEKEEQIRGLLEEGEKLSKQQLQHCNIIKKLRVKEKESDTKLIKQTKKLKDQEEELKHLQQVLDGKEEMEKQHRENIKKLNTMVERQEKELKGLQTDCEELQEKNRSLQAALDNSYKELAELHKANASKASEAQEAALSRETQAKEQLSVALEKAQEEARMQQEALANQVADLRVALQRAEQQQARKEDYLREEISELQQRLQEAETRNQELSQSVTSATRPLLRQIENLQASLGGQTVSWEKLEKNISDRLADAQALLAIAVEKERSATEELRAIKSQLASLESQNSLLRQEKGRLLGQLDAEKKKREKLEDESSREHVELENLRGEHSRVLEDAKKEKLLLTNQLEMERMKVEQEKKKCYLAQEALKEKERKAMVHSVGEPPASSSPSLSRSSSVSGAENAGLHTSMLSQLEISSLERSRSVMAEELVRLTNQNDEMEDKVKEIPKLKIQLKELEQRHNTILQMYGEKAEEAEELRLDLEDVKNMYKTQIDELLKNQK